The following proteins come from a genomic window of Bacteroidia bacterium:
- a CDS encoding RNA polymerase sigma factor, whose protein sequence is MFIESELENILIEGAQKGDRSCQKKLYNLFSGKMYAICLRYTKNTDDAQDMLQDGFMKVFLNLKNFRSEGSFEGWIRRIMVNTILEKFRKGKAIQFQEELDSAVMATESFDVLDNISVEEIMSIVSQLAPGYRTVFNLYAVDGYTHKEIADELGISEGTSKSQLARARKIIQENLLKISTRYEKFVHK, encoded by the coding sequence ATTTTTATCGAATCAGAACTTGAAAATATCCTGATTGAAGGCGCTCAAAAAGGCGATCGCAGTTGTCAAAAGAAGCTTTACAACCTTTTTTCCGGCAAGATGTACGCGATCTGTCTGCGCTATACCAAGAATACTGATGACGCTCAGGATATGCTCCAGGATGGATTCATGAAAGTTTTTTTGAACCTGAAGAATTTTCGGAGTGAAGGTTCTTTCGAAGGCTGGATAAGACGCATTATGGTCAACACTATATTGGAAAAGTTCCGGAAGGGAAAAGCGATACAGTTTCAGGAAGAGTTGGATTCTGCTGTCATGGCCACCGAATCTTTCGATGTCTTGGATAATATTTCGGTGGAGGAGATCATGAGCATTGTTTCACAACTTGCTCCCGGTTATCGAACGGTTTTTAACCTTTATGCTGTTGATGGATATACACACAAAGAAATAGCCGATGAACTGGGAATATCAGAAGGAACATCCAAATCGCAATTAGCACGGGCAAGAAAAATTATTCAAGAAAATTTGTTGAAGATATCAACTCGATATGAAAAATTCGTACATAAATAA
- a CDS encoding ATP-binding protein, whose protein sequence is MKNPAPRVLAIVSAVVVATVSSVVYLLLEGDVLKSLVIFLSTAVAAGLVFYFTLENFIYRKIKVIYKNIHSLKAPGNNERIKDMMQTDPVAEVEQEVIDWARGQQDEIAHLKQLARFRKEFLSNVSHELKTPIFNIQGYLHTLLDGAMEDEEFNRRFLEKAALNTRRLEDLVRELETISQLESGKLELEWVKFDMYSLVKDVFDSLDLKAKDKNISFSFKDGANPGFYVYADKDKIRQVLVNLMLNSINYGKENGNTTVGFYDMDEHLLVEVTDDGIGIEKEHLPRLFERFYRVDKSRSRDQGGTGLGLSIVKHIMESHQQTIHVRSRKGIGTTFGFTVKKATA, encoded by the coding sequence ATGAAGAATCCTGCACCCAGGGTACTCGCCATTGTTAGTGCTGTCGTGGTGGCGACCGTCTCGTCAGTTGTGTATTTACTGCTGGAAGGCGATGTGCTGAAATCCCTGGTTATTTTCCTGAGCACTGCCGTGGCTGCCGGGCTGGTTTTCTACTTCACGCTGGAAAACTTTATTTACCGAAAGATCAAGGTCATTTACAAAAACATCCACAGCTTAAAGGCGCCCGGCAATAATGAACGGATAAAAGACATGATGCAAACCGATCCGGTGGCAGAGGTGGAGCAGGAGGTAATTGATTGGGCCAGAGGACAGCAAGATGAAATTGCTCACCTCAAGCAACTTGCCCGCTTCCGCAAGGAGTTTCTCAGTAATGTATCGCATGAGTTAAAGACGCCTATTTTTAATATTCAGGGCTATTTGCATACGTTGTTGGACGGGGCAATGGAAGACGAGGAATTTAATCGCAGGTTTCTGGAAAAAGCGGCCCTCAACACCAGACGGTTGGAAGACCTTGTCCGCGAACTTGAAACAATTTCACAGCTCGAATCAGGAAAACTGGAACTCGAATGGGTAAAGTTCGATATGTATTCTTTGGTAAAGGATGTATTCGATTCACTTGACCTCAAGGCAAAGGACAAGAATATCAGCTTTAGTTTTAAAGACGGGGCCAATCCGGGCTTTTATGTATATGCGGATAAGGATAAGATCCGGCAGGTGCTGGTAAACCTGATGCTCAATTCAATTAATTACGGAAAGGAAAACGGAAATACCACGGTAGGATTTTATGATATGGATGAACACCTATTGGTAGAAGTAACCGATGATGGGATCGGGATTGAAAAAGAGCACCTCCCGCGGCTGTTCGAGCGATTTTACAGAGTGGATAAAAGCCGGTCGCGAGACCAGGGTGGAACGGGCCTCGGCCTTTCCATTGTGAAACATATTATGGAATCTCACCAGCAAACAATCCACGTGCGCAGCCGTAAAGGTATCGGAACTACTTTTGGATTTACAGTGAAAAAGGCGACAGCTTAG
- a CDS encoding thiamine pyrophosphate-dependent enzyme, protein MEQNIAETEDGKIREQEFKTEVMNDYRIAFESRQASLIGRKEVLTGKAKFGIFGDGKEVAQLAMAKSFKKGDFRSGYYRDQTFMFATGMSTIREFFAQLYADTNLENDPASGGRQMNSHFATRSLDENGEWKNLTKQYNCSADISPTAGQMPRLVGLGYASKLYRENEALHYLDNFSHRGNEVAFGTIGNASTAEGLFWESVNAVGVLKVPVAISIWDDDYGISVPQKYQVTKQDLSEILNGFGYDEEKDQGFLLFRIKGWDYPALMEAYEEGIRTVREKHIPAIFHVVEVTQPQGHSTSGSHERYKSRERLEWEKEHDCMKKMREWLINTGIATEDEIQNLEEDAIQMVKDEQKAAWNDFINPIKEERNDLINRIKVAAAESENSAELSQIASELQNTFDNDRRVAMKAAFKSLLLLRENDSEEKDQIKDWRDKQIRIGRENYNTDLYSRTAKAAKNVIQIDPVYEAEPKKVDGREIMVSMFTAAMEQYPELFAIGEDVGKIGDVNQGMAGLQELFGEIRVTDTGIREATILGQGIGAAMRGLRPIVEIQYLDYLLYALQIISDDLATVSYRTRGGQKAPLIIRTRGHRLEGIWHSGSPMATILGSFRGINVCVPRNMTQAARFYNTILQSDEPALIVERLNAYRIKEDLPSNVGEMTLALGQPEILQEGDDITIVTYGACVDIAREAMEMLDKAGVSCELIDVQTLLPFDTSHSILESLKKTSRILFLDEDVPGGATAYMMQEVMETQGGYYYLDSKPITLSAKAHRPAYGTDGDYFSKPNSEGVFDAVYRLMNEVDPQKFALYF, encoded by the coding sequence ATGGAGCAAAATATAGCCGAAACAGAAGACGGGAAGATCCGGGAACAGGAATTCAAAACCGAGGTAATGAATGATTACCGGATAGCATTTGAAAGCCGTCAGGCAAGCCTGATTGGCCGGAAGGAGGTGCTTACCGGTAAGGCCAAGTTTGGCATATTCGGAGATGGAAAGGAAGTCGCTCAATTGGCCATGGCTAAATCCTTTAAAAAAGGCGATTTCCGTTCAGGTTATTATCGCGATCAAACTTTCATGTTTGCCACAGGTATGAGTACCATCAGGGAGTTTTTTGCTCAGCTTTATGCGGATACCAACCTGGAAAACGACCCGGCTTCAGGTGGACGACAGATGAACTCACACTTTGCCACGCGCAGTTTAGATGAAAACGGGGAGTGGAAAAACCTGACAAAGCAATACAATTGCTCTGCGGATATTTCTCCCACAGCAGGGCAGATGCCCCGCCTCGTAGGGTTGGGTTACGCCTCCAAACTTTATCGTGAAAATGAGGCGCTCCACTATCTTGATAATTTTTCCCACAGAGGTAATGAAGTGGCTTTTGGAACCATCGGAAATGCCAGTACCGCTGAAGGACTGTTTTGGGAATCGGTGAATGCTGTCGGTGTCTTGAAAGTGCCGGTTGCCATCTCTATTTGGGATGATGATTACGGCATATCAGTCCCGCAAAAATACCAGGTCACCAAACAGGACCTGAGCGAAATACTCAACGGGTTTGGTTATGATGAAGAAAAAGATCAGGGATTTTTGCTTTTTCGGATTAAAGGCTGGGATTACCCGGCTCTGATGGAGGCTTACGAGGAGGGAATCAGAACCGTGAGAGAAAAGCATATTCCGGCCATTTTCCATGTAGTGGAAGTAACTCAACCTCAGGGCCATTCTACATCAGGATCGCATGAACGCTACAAAAGCCGGGAAAGGCTGGAGTGGGAGAAAGAGCACGACTGCATGAAGAAAATGCGGGAATGGCTGATCAATACAGGCATTGCAACGGAAGATGAGATTCAGAACCTGGAGGAGGATGCTATCCAAATGGTAAAAGATGAGCAAAAAGCCGCCTGGAACGATTTCATTAATCCTATTAAAGAGGAAAGAAATGATTTGATAAACCGGATAAAAGTAGCGGCAGCCGAAAGTGAAAATAGTGCTGAACTTAGCCAGATAGCGAGCGAACTTCAAAACACTTTTGACAATGACCGCAGGGTAGCCATGAAAGCTGCTTTCAAGTCATTGCTGCTGCTCAGGGAAAATGATTCGGAAGAAAAAGATCAGATAAAGGACTGGCGGGATAAGCAGATCAGGATCGGCAGAGAGAATTATAATACCGATCTCTACAGCAGAACAGCAAAGGCTGCAAAAAATGTAATACAGATTGATCCCGTATATGAGGCAGAACCAAAAAAGGTGGATGGCCGCGAAATTATGGTTTCGATGTTTACGGCTGCTATGGAGCAATATCCTGAGCTTTTTGCCATTGGAGAGGACGTTGGAAAGATCGGAGACGTAAACCAGGGAATGGCGGGCCTGCAAGAGCTTTTCGGAGAAATTCGGGTAACCGATACCGGCATTCGCGAAGCAACTATTTTAGGGCAGGGGATAGGAGCGGCAATGCGCGGGCTTCGACCGATCGTAGAAATACAATACCTCGATTATTTACTCTACGCATTACAAATTATCAGTGATGACCTCGCTACCGTTTCCTATCGGACCCGTGGCGGACAAAAAGCTCCTCTTATAATTAGAACGCGTGGCCACCGCCTTGAAGGAATCTGGCATTCCGGTTCGCCTATGGCCACGATACTTGGTTCCTTCCGAGGCATCAATGTATGCGTTCCAAGAAATATGACCCAGGCCGCACGTTTTTACAATACCATCCTGCAATCCGATGAACCTGCGTTGATTGTAGAGCGGCTGAACGCTTATCGTATTAAAGAGGATTTGCCTTCAAATGTGGGAGAAATGACGCTGGCACTGGGACAACCTGAAATCCTTCAGGAGGGCGATGATATCACGATCGTTACTTACGGGGCGTGTGTGGATATTGCCCGTGAAGCAATGGAAATGCTTGACAAGGCAGGTGTTTCCTGCGAACTGATTGATGTACAGACACTGCTGCCTTTTGATACCAGCCATTCAATTTTGGAATCTTTGAAGAAAACCAGCCGGATCCTATTTCTTGATGAAGACGTACCCGGAGGCGCCACCGCTTACATGATGCAGGAAGTAATGGAAACCCAGGGCGGATATTATTATTTGGATTCCAAACCCATTACGCTTTCGGCCAAGGCACATCGACCGGCTTATGGTACAGATGGCGATTATTTCTCCAAACCCAATTCGGAAGGTGTTTTTGATGCTGTGTACAGACTCATGAATGAAGTGGATCCGCAGAAATTTGCACTCTATTTTTAG
- a CDS encoding mechanosensitive ion channel family protein: MVEALRNKLEVYWAELILLIPDLLLALFILALSIFIGRKLSTFLRKKFFGRAENPLLDKFISQMIRAVIIVVGLSLALKILGLGGIAGSMMAGAGVSALILGFAFKDIGENFLAGIILAFSRPFAVGDTIEVEKSLGKIESLSIRHTQVKTFDGKDVYIPNSMIIKNPLVNHTRDGFIRYDFTIGIAFEDDVSAARALILEELHKIEGILKDKKPVVAIAELASSTVNLKIYFWVDTFNTTISVFDINSNAMNSVKLVLQKNGFSMPSDIVEMKIYQEKQPIPLRIVTDEKSADLKA; encoded by the coding sequence ATGGTTGAAGCACTTAGAAACAAATTGGAAGTTTACTGGGCAGAGCTCATTCTGCTCATCCCAGACCTTTTGCTGGCCCTGTTTATCTTAGCTCTATCCATCTTTATCGGAAGAAAATTAAGCACTTTTCTGCGCAAGAAATTCTTTGGGCGGGCTGAAAACCCGTTGCTTGATAAATTCATTTCGCAGATGATCCGGGCAGTGATTATAGTGGTAGGGCTTTCATTAGCGCTAAAGATCCTGGGCCTGGGAGGTATTGCAGGCAGCATGATGGCCGGGGCGGGAGTCTCTGCCCTGATCCTGGGATTTGCATTTAAAGATATTGGAGAGAATTTCCTGGCGGGGATAATTCTGGCGTTCAGCCGTCCTTTCGCAGTGGGCGATACGATAGAAGTAGAAAAGAGCCTGGGAAAGATCGAAAGCCTCTCCATCCGCCATACCCAGGTAAAAACATTTGATGGAAAAGATGTCTATATCCCAAATTCTATGATCATTAAAAATCCGCTGGTAAACCATACGCGTGATGGATTCATTCGCTATGATTTTACCATTGGGATTGCCTTTGAAGACGATGTATCCGCTGCACGGGCGCTCATCCTTGAGGAATTGCACAAAATCGAAGGCATACTCAAGGACAAAAAACCGGTGGTAGCAATAGCAGAACTTGCCAGCAGCACAGTGAACCTGAAGATCTATTTCTGGGTAGATACCTTCAATACCACGATTTCAGTATTCGATATTAATTCGAATGCAATGAATTCGGTAAAACTGGTGTTGCAGAAAAATGGATTTTCAATGCCCTCGGATATTGTGGAAATGAAGATTTATCAGGAGAAACAGCCGATACCATTGCGAATCGTAACCGATGAAAAATCCGCTGATCTGAAAGCGTGA
- a CDS encoding DUF547 domain-containing protein, which yields MILSVLFLFQCSYTKKVDIDFKEAGEDVSHEAWSELLQKHLKSGFMDYEGMQERRQELQAYLEYLGNNPPHREEWTQEEQIAYWINLYNAATVELVLRHYPVESIKDIGSKIAVPFVNTPFDISFIKVGEKELSLNNIEHGILRKYWEEPRIHFAINCASFSCPALRNEAYNGETLNRQLDEQTRRFLQNDQLNRINPEAPQVSQIFSWFSGDFKKKSGTVINFINQYSKIRIKENADLEYIDYDWRLNDAADFAEK from the coding sequence TTGATTTTATCAGTTCTGTTTCTTTTTCAATGTTCATATACCAAAAAGGTAGACATCGATTTCAAAGAGGCAGGAGAAGATGTTTCGCATGAGGCATGGAGCGAATTGTTACAAAAACATTTGAAATCCGGATTTATGGATTACGAAGGAATGCAGGAAAGGCGGCAGGAACTACAGGCATATCTTGAATACCTGGGCAACAATCCGCCCCACCGCGAGGAATGGACGCAGGAGGAACAGATCGCTTATTGGATCAATCTTTATAATGCCGCCACGGTGGAGCTGGTATTGCGGCATTACCCGGTGGAAAGTATAAAAGACATAGGTTCCAAAATCGCGGTACCTTTTGTAAATACTCCTTTTGATATTTCTTTCATCAAAGTGGGAGAGAAGGAATTGAGCCTTAACAATATTGAGCACGGAATTCTTCGGAAATACTGGGAGGAGCCGCGGATCCACTTTGCCATCAACTGTGCATCGTTCTCATGTCCGGCACTCAGAAATGAGGCCTATAACGGAGAGACGCTAAACAGGCAACTGGATGAACAAACCCGCAGATTTTTACAAAATGATCAGTTAAACAGGATTAATCCTGAAGCACCACAGGTATCGCAAATATTCAGTTGGTTCAGTGGCGATTTTAAAAAGAAGAGTGGAACTGTGATTAATTTTATAAATCAATATTCAAAAATCAGGATTAAAGAAAATGCTGACTTGGAATATATAGACTATGACTGGCGGCTGAATGATGCGGCAGACTTTGCAGAAAAATAA
- a CDS encoding sterol desaturase family protein: MDKVTLPKKSGRLFRSRILEALTRTHPALIIGMYVPVCLLSLYYHYMELSGSILATIGIAFLGAFSWTLVEYLLHRFAFHFITDHPVVQKIHHLIHGVHHDFPTDKERLIMPPVPSLIIAGTFYLLFGFFMGEAVYSFLPGFILGYLAYAMVHYAIHAFKPPFEFLKPIWRHHHLHHHKHPDRAFGVSSPFWDLIFRTMPPEKKEMR; the protein is encoded by the coding sequence ATGGATAAGGTAACCCTGCCAAAGAAGAGTGGACGGCTGTTCCGAAGCCGCATTCTCGAAGCCCTGACCCGCACACATCCCGCTTTGATCATAGGAATGTACGTTCCTGTTTGCCTTCTATCATTATACTACCACTATATGGAACTCAGCGGTTCAATACTAGCCACAATCGGAATAGCTTTTCTTGGAGCTTTTAGCTGGACGCTGGTAGAATATCTCCTTCACAGGTTTGCATTTCATTTTATTACTGATCACCCGGTTGTACAGAAGATACACCATCTCATCCATGGCGTTCATCATGATTTCCCAACTGACAAGGAGCGCCTGATCATGCCGCCCGTCCCAAGTCTTATTATTGCCGGCACCTTCTACCTTCTGTTTGGTTTTTTTATGGGAGAGGCTGTATACAGTTTCCTTCCCGGCTTCATCCTAGGGTACCTGGCTTACGCAATGGTGCATTATGCAATCCATGCGTTTAAGCCGCCATTTGAGTTCCTGAAGCCGATCTGGCGCCACCACCATTTGCATCATCACAAGCATCCTGACCGGGCATTCGGAGTCTCCAGCCCTTTTTGGGATTTGATATTCCGCACCATGCCTCCGGAAAAGAAAGAAATGAGATAG
- a CDS encoding response regulator transcription factor — MEHTPPKILVVDDEPDILEFIGYNLKKEGYEVSTAVDGLDALKKAHQHQPDLILLDIMMPKLDGIAVCQELRGDPQFKKTLIVFLTALGDEQSEIKGLNTGADDYVSKPIKPKLLLTRISALLRRGQKDDISMHIHVGDLHIDRERHNVRYKDQEFSMPRKEFELLSLLASQPGKVFNRDEIMTKVWGNDVIVGDRTIDVHVRKLRQKLGDETIKTIKGIGYKFEP, encoded by the coding sequence ATGGAGCACACACCGCCAAAGATACTTGTAGTAGATGATGAGCCGGATATTCTGGAGTTCATTGGCTATAATCTGAAAAAGGAAGGCTATGAAGTATCAACGGCTGTTGACGGGCTGGATGCTTTAAAGAAAGCTCACCAGCACCAGCCTGATCTCATTTTGCTGGACATTATGATGCCGAAATTAGATGGCATTGCCGTTTGCCAGGAACTTCGGGGTGATCCGCAGTTTAAGAAAACGTTAATTGTCTTTCTCACGGCCCTGGGCGATGAGCAGTCTGAGATCAAAGGGCTGAATACCGGAGCAGACGACTACGTATCCAAACCTATAAAGCCCAAACTATTGCTGACCCGGATCAGCGCGCTGCTGAGGCGCGGACAAAAGGATGATATTTCGATGCATATCCATGTCGGAGATCTCCACATTGACAGAGAACGCCACAACGTTCGCTACAAAGACCAGGAATTTTCTATGCCCAGAAAAGAGTTTGAACTCCTGAGTCTGTTGGCCTCCCAGCCTGGTAAGGTATTTAACCGCGATGAGATCATGACGAAGGTTTGGGGAAATGACGTGATTGTGGGAGACCGGACAATTGACGTCCATGTGCGCAAGCTCCGCCAGAAGCTGGGAGACGAAACCATTAAAACCATAAAGGGTATTGGCTACAAATTCGAACCCTGA